In one Lycium barbarum isolate Lr01 chromosome 7, ASM1917538v2, whole genome shotgun sequence genomic region, the following are encoded:
- the LOC132603686 gene encoding hydroxyphenylpyruvate reductase-like: METIGVLMVCPMSSYLEQQLEKRFTLLRYWNFSDKKQFINDYAHSISAVVGNAAAGADAELIEALPELEIVASFSVGLDKIDLNKCKEKGIRVTNTPDVLTDDVADLAIGLMLAVLRRICECDRYVKKGLWKAGDFTLTSKFSGKTVGIIGLGRIGLAIAKRAEAFNCPISYYARSEKPNTNYKYYPTVVELATNCEILVVACALTPETRYIVNREVIDALGAKGILINIGRGPHVDEKEMVSALLNGRLRGAGLDVFENEPEVPDKLFGLENVVLLPHVASGTEETRGEMADIVIGNLEAHFQNKPLLTPVV, encoded by the exons ATGGAAACTATAGGAGTACTAATGGTATGTCCAATGTCATCATACTTAGAACAACAACTCGAAAAGCGATTCACCCTCTTACGTTACTGGAACTTCTCCGACAAGAAACAATTCATCAACGACTACGCGCATTCCATAAGCGCTGTTGTTGGCAATGCTGCGGCTGGTGCTGATGCAGAACTTATCGAGGCCTTACCCGAGCTAGAAATTGTGGCTAGTTTTAGTGTTGGTTTAGATAAGATTGACTTGAACAAGTGTAAAGAGAAAGGTATTAGAGTGACTAATACACCTGATGTGTTGACTGATGATGTTGCTGATCTTGCTATTGGATTAATGTTGGCTGTGCTTAGGAGGATTTGCGAATGTGATCGCTATGTTAAGAAGGGGTTGTGGAAGGCTGGTGATTTCACGTTGACTTCTAAG TTTAGTGGTAAAACAGTTGGTATCATAGGATTAGGCAGGATTGGCTTAGCAATTGCAAAGAGAGCAGAAGCTTTCAACTGTCCAATCAGTTACTACGCACGATCAGAAAAGCCAAATACAAATTACAAATACTATCCAACTGTAGTTGAGTTGGCTACCAACTGCGAGATCCTGGTCGTGGCGTGTGCACTAACCCCCGAGACTCGTTACATTGTCAATCGAGAAGTCATTGATGCATTAGGTGCAAAAGGGATTCTTATCAATATTGGAAGAGGTCCTCATGTTGATGAAAAAGAGATGGTATCTGCTCTTCTTAATGGTCGATTACGGGGCGCTGGCCTTGATGTGTTTGAGAATGAACCTGAAGTACCTGACAAGTTGTTTGGCCTTGAGAATGTCGTCCTGTTGCCTCATGTAGCCAGTGGCACAGAGGAAACACGCGGGGAAATGGCTGACATTGTTATTGGCAACTTAGAAGCTCACTTTCAGAACAAACCACTGTTAACTCCAGTGGTTTAG